The stretch of DNA ATTCCACCCTAAATATAGCATAACGCAAACACTCAACTGAATCGATTTCAGTCATATACGCAAAAATTAGCGATATTATTTGCTGAAACTTCGGGAAATTTCTATCCCCAAATTAACCCATAATTTTCTCAGTTGACGATTTCAATTGTTCATCCATTTGAACAGCATTTTTAAATTCAACAATACACTCTCTCCTTTTCTTTCGATACTCATGTTTTTCCCGTAAACATTCAATAAACTCGCAAATACATTTTCGTTACGAATACCCCCGTCTCTTTTATTCACGGACCTCACCCTCTCCCAATTTAAAAACACATTTCCCTGCCTCCCCGTCCCTACCCATTTTTTTATGGCAAAACATAAAAATTCCGCCCAACCCAAGTCATCAATGTTCCGGCCAAAATAAGCAAAAATAAAGGATAATTCCAACTTCCGGTCCAATCATACAACCCACCAACCAATAACCGATTGCCTGGGCCATCCCCGATAAATCTGTCGTCTTGGAACATAATAAATTTATCTCGATAAGATTTATGTTCAAACAAATGATTAAAACGTCTTCTTAGTTTTTATTTTAGGGAAGACGTTTTAATCATTTGCCTGGTATAAATTCCAAGCTTTTGCAATTAATTTAGTTTACTTCTTTTTTTAATTCTTCTACCTCTTTTATAGTTAATTCAGCTCCCTGTGCTACTTTTTCAACTGACAAACCCATCTTCAAAAGATTTATCGCTATTTTCCTTTTGGCAT from Clostridia bacterium encodes:
- a CDS encoding MFS transporter, translating into MFEHKSYRDKFIMFQDDRFIGDGPGNRLLVGGLYDWTGSWNYPLFLLILAGTLMTWVGRNFYVLP
- a CDS encoding flagellar assembly protein H, with the translated sequence AKRKIAINLLKMGLSVEKVAQGAELTIKEVEELKKEVN